Sequence from the Mobula hypostoma chromosome 11, sMobHyp1.1, whole genome shotgun sequence genome:
tccattcccccaacTAGCAAATCCCCTTTCACCACAGCGTTCCTAttctcccccttttccctctgagtcacagagtcagactcagtgccagagaactgaccactgtgactttcctctgataTGTCACCACCCCTGacccccgacagtatccaaagtgtatTACCTGTTTTTGAGGGAGATGCCCACAGGGATACCCTGCATTGGCCCCCTTAAcccctttcctcctcctgactgtcacccactttCCTGTGTCCCGCACCCTGGGTGTAGCTACCTATCTATCTCCCCTTCAGCCTCCCggatgatccggagttcatccggTTCCagatccaactccttaatgcggattgttggaagctgcagctggatgctctTCTCATAGTTGTAGTCGTCAgcgacactggaggtctccctgccttctcacctcccgcaagaggagcattccactatcctaccTGGCATCtgtactgtcctagctgagcagatataaagattGCCATCCTTTGCCTTCTAGGGGCAAGCTAATCCTGAATCCAAATGACCAAGTCACAGTGgagacctcaaagttcaaagtaaatttattatcagagtacatatgtgtcaccatagacaaccttaagattcatcttcttactggaatactcaataaatccggaGAATAcctacatcttaatcttctgaataTCATGAGGGACTTTGGCAAATATCTTACTGAAATCTATTTTGACAACGTCCACTGCCAACAATCACCATCGCAACCACCTCAAAAGTCACAGTCAACTGACCTGTATTTGTGACTTTCTCCAAACCTACTGTCCGGCCCTCGATATCACTGCCATCCAGGGATATTCGGtccactgactggtgtctcatgCCTCAGTTCCTTGCAGTTGGTGTTTTGATCTTGCTGTGCACTGACGTGTGGGTGGCCGGAACAGTCTGTTTATGTTCTCCTCCTCAACTCTCTTTGCAAAGGCCGGGGCTCATGATTCATCGAACTGTGTTTAGACTCTCACCAGCAATCTCACCCCCAGTGTGGAATCTGTCTGTGGTTTGTCCAGATGTTGATGAACTTACTGTGTGCCCCTCTGAGTGACTGACATTGACTTGGGGCCCCAGGGTAACAGGGCAGATCAAGCAGGTCCTGACCCGGTTGGAGAAGATCAAGCCTACCCTGGTAGGCCTCGGCCTACTCTTGCCTTTTCAACAGGATGTCTGCACTGTTTCCTGCCCAAGCTCAGCTGGTTTAGTGGTCACAGTCCACCAGGATGGTGTGAGACAAGGTATGAGATTCTCAGTTGGAGAGTGTCAAGGCTGGTTTTTGATGTGATAATTCTTTGACCCCAGGTTTTTGTGTCTCACATATACAAGCTGTTTCTGGAGTTGAGACACAATGCAGGGGAGAGGCAGTGAGGTTTTtcagatcataaaaccataagatataggagtggaattaggccatttgccccatcaagtctctgtcatcatttcatcatgtctgatccaattttcctctcagccccaatctctcttGCCTTCTCCGTGTATCCCTTCAGGCTCTGACcaagaatcaagaatctatcaatctctgtattaaatatacataaagacttggtctcagCAGCTGccttggcaaagaattccacagattcaccacgctctggctaaagaaattcttcatctccattctaaaaggacatccctctattctgagtctgtgtcctctggtcttagactctcccaccataggaaatgtcctctccacatccactctatcaagctcTTTCACCATtctataagtttcaatgaggtcacccctcattcttctgaattctagtgaatacaggcccagagacatcaagctttcttcatatcacaagccattcaattctggaatcatatttgtgaatctccggaaaaggctccctttattcccagtctttgcctcctgccagtcagccagaaTCTTTCCTCTAATCCCATGGGCTCGGAGCTTGTTAAGtggcctcatgtgcggcacattgtcaaaggcctcctgaaaatccaagtacacaaatctgtcaggctagattttccctcgaggaaaccatgctgactacggatATTTCCTGAGACCCTCAGACCCCGTCATTAATAATCGACTTCAacattttcccagccactgaggtctgactaactggcctatagttccctttcttctgcttctctcccttctcgaaGAGTGGACTGGCAactttccaatcttccagaaccattccaagaATCTAGTAAATattgaaacatcattactaatgcctccaagacctcttcagtcacctctttcagaaccatggggtgtatatcatctggtccaggtgacttatctaccttcagttctttcagtttcccaaagaaCCTTTTTCCTAGTTATGGTAAATTCACACATTCaagaccctgacacctggaacttccatcatactgctagtgtcttccacagtgaagcctgatgcaaaattcttattcagttcatcaggcctttcaatatcccccattactaactttccagcatcgttttccagcggtccgatattcactctcacctctcttttacactttatgtgtccaaagaaacttttggtattttctctgatattattggctggcttactttcatattccatctttatcttcttaatggcctttttagttgccttctgttggttttaaaagcttcccagtcctctaacttcccattaatttttgctctattatgtgctcTCTCTTTcgattttatgttggctttgacttcccttgttatcaGGTAGAGACATAGCATTCAAATCTCAAGCAGTCTCCAGAGTGACAGATGACAGGGCTGGATGGAGACACCTCGTCCCCCTCTCACAATCCAGAGAGATACCAGTCTTGGGCATTGATGTGTTAGGCAATCCTTCCCttatcccttccctcccctccttctccatcTAGCACACTCCACTCCTCAACTCACCAACATCCTCCCATCCATCTCTTGTGCTGTCCCGTGATTTcgacccctctcccctttcctcaaCATCCAGACACTCCTGCATCTCATCctcaattctctctctctctatctctcactgCCTCCCTTTCTCGTCTCCCTGCCTCTCCATatccctctctcgctctccctccactgtccctccctctctctccctttctctctgcctctgtctctctccttccctctggctctcctcgtctcccttcttccctttctccctctccttctccccgtcccttcttccccctttctccccttccctctctctctccctcaccctcacctctttctcccactcccctccctctctctttcatcCATTTTACCATTCCATCCATTTTATAAAATGCTGCTTGAAACCAACAACTCTTAGATCCAACACCTCATCTTCCCCATGTTCCCACctttctctcctttccaaacccacagtaggagggaggggagagtcaccACAGGGACAGGTCTCGTCTTTAAGCCTCCCATTGTTACTTCTCACTTCCATGATTGAGGTAGCCCACGAGTGTGAATTCCTCAAGACAGCCCCTCCCCTCCTGGCGACATGTTCTGAACCTTAATAAAAGGTCTGTGACTCTCTCAGTAGCTCAGACTCTGGAGTCAGGGCTGAGACAGACCTCAGCCACAAAGGGACAGCGGGAGGCACAGAGACAGGTCCCAGCTGGAGCAGACCTGGGAGAAGCTGAAAGTTCCTGGAAGAACAGAGACAGGTAGGCCTACTTCTCTGTCTCAGGGGTAGGAGGGTGTCCATTCGGCAATGCTACCCTAGTGTGGACcgatcctctccctccccttctctccatcactcaacctctctctcccctctccggaATAATCTCCTTCCAATACCTTCCTCGCCTTTCCTCATTAGACCCACAGTCAATGCTGTAAACACTGTGACGAGCAATGTTTAAAATACTCCACTGCCTCACTAActcacccatctctccctctctcatatccaatatttattctctcttcctctccccgtCCCTCTCCCTCCATTACTCCTTCTCTCTCACGACCTatatctctttcctctctctccctctgcataATTCTCACTTTTCTCTCCCTTTATGCACCTCTTTCTGCTTCTGTTAAAATTTCAAACTGAATAAattactggtgaggcctcacgaggtatgtgtcagcagttttgggcccattatctaaggaaggatgtgctgacattggagagggttcaaaggaggttcacaaaaatgattccaggattgaaaggcttgtcatatgaggagcgtttaatgACTCTGGGTCTCTACTCACTGGATTCAGAATAATGAGGGATGATCACATTGAAGCCTTTGATAAAATGtttgaaagacctcgatagagtggatgtggagaggacgtttcctatggtgggagaatctaagaccagaggacacaacctcagaatagacggacgtccatttagaatgcagatgaggaggaatttctttggctacagggtggtgactctgtggactttgttgccatagatggctaggcaggccatgtcattgggtatatttaagacaggggttgattgattcttaatcagtcagggcatgaagggatatgaggagaaggcaggagattggggttgagaggaaaatcggatcagccatgatgaaatggtggagcagactcgatggaccaaatggcttcgttctgctcccatatcttatgctcttaaatTGTATAAATTTATCATAACAGTGCATATGTGTTACCATATACtcccttgagatttattttcctgcaggcacttatagggaaaaagaaatacaacagaattttaccAAAAAAACATTTTACATGAAGATTCTCAGACTCAgaaactcagaatcaggtttgttatcgtCGACGTAGAgtgtgtcatgaaacttgttgtttctggctgcagtacagtacaagacataaaatatactgtaaattacaatgagaaatatatattttaaaattacaaataaattatataataaaatataattaagtttaaattgaattaaacaaaGATTAAAGAATAACCGATGTGCAAAACAAAGTCAAACTGTTCAGCGTAGAGGTGAGTGAACCTGTGAGTGAGAGAGCCTGATAATTGAGgagtataactgttcctgaacctggtggtgtgggacctgaggtttctgtatctcctgcctgatgacagAGGTGAAGAGAGAGTATGGTCCAGATggagggggtctttgatgatggatgcagcagcgctccatgtaaatgtacacaGTGGTGGGGAGcgatttgcctgtgatggacaggaCTGGATCTATtactttctctcgctctctctatttttcctttgtctccctgcccctctctcacCCGCCCTCTGTCTTTCCctcaccttctctttctccccctcctctctctctccctccctctctgtaatTGTATCTCTCCCCGTCGTTTATGCTCAATCCTTCCGTCCATCTCTTTCCCAGTCTTTAACACTCTCTCTCCGGTCAAACCATCCAGTCTTTGCTCCATCTGGATCCTGTTATAATCTTACACTAACCTCCTTTACTGCCCACCACAGCACCAATTTTCGTGTCACCCACTGATTTAttgatcatagtcatactttactgatcccgagggaaattgattttcattacatttGCCCCaatcaagaatagagtataaatatagcaatataaaaccataaataattagatagtgatatgtaaattatgccaggaaataagaagtccaggaccagcctattggctcagggtgtctgaccctccaagggaggagttgtaaattttcatggccacaggcaggaatgacttcctatgacgctctgtgttgcatctcagtggaatattCTCATCCAAGCTGATGGTacaaatgacaaacaacactgacccctgacccctgacccctAGAGCACACCACTGACCACAGTCCACCTGGGTCAAGATCTGGTCTGCTgcttttgttaataaagtcacTGAATgaatcagcacagaaacaggtcatttggccaAAGTTGTCcgcagtcccattctcctgcatttggtccatatccctctcagcctttcctacccaccacatacttatccaaatgCCACACAGCAAAGACAAAGACAATTGCTTTGTCTACTTGCAATTTCTTTGACACATTCCAGTTAGCTGTCGTCATGTCTAATGCATTCATGTCCAACAGAAGGATGCTCTGCGAAGGGTTGGGTGTGGACGTAGGGCGCAAACCATGTGTAACATCATTTCCTATTCTCATTACAGACCGACCACCCTTCACTGGCCGAGGAGAGCCCTGTCCATGCTGTGATGGATCCCaggatgggagagagagtggggatttTGCTCTGGGCGCTGCTGTTCCTGGGGGGGGTGGGAGCCATCTGCCAGACGGGCAGTGCCAGCGAATGCCAAAGTGCGACCCCGGTACCAGGGTCCAGTCTGGCTGGAGAGGGTTTCGATGTGGTGACACTGTCACGCAAGGGGGCGTATGTGGTGAACGTGGAGAGTTGGAGTCGTCGGGATGGGGCCTGCACCCTCTGTAAGAACTCACTGATGGGGGGTAGGTGGCAGCGGCTCCCCCTGGCCGCAGCAGACTGGCGGGCTCTGCGTAATTGTCCCCGGGCTGTTTCCAGTCAGCTCTTCCACTCGCTCTCTGAGCTCATAAAGTCAATCGGCTCCAGTGTGGACAACAGCTGGAGCACTGGCCTAAATCTACCCACCCAGCACTTGCAGTCAATTGGTTCCAAATCCAAGCTCATGAATTTTGCCATACGGAAGGCCAAATCAGGCTGCTACAGCTTTGCTAAACATGAGTTCCGCTGTCATCTTTACCGCTACCGCCTGAAGGACCAACCCCCCCTGGCACCCCAGTTCTCTGCCCGTCTGGACCAGATCACCAACACTTCCTATGAGGGAGCCCGGCACCACTACCGCCAACTAGTGCAGACTTTTGGAACTCACTTCATTCACTCGGTCGATATGGGCGGCTCCTTCCAGGGTGTGACAGCCATTCACACCTGCCAAGCTGCTGTGGAGGGCATCACCCCCGAGCAGGTGAAGGACTGCCTGGGGATAGAGGCCAGTTATCAGATGGTGGCGATGGGCAAGGGCAGAGTGGGCACAGGTTTCTGTAAGAAAAAGGCTTCTTCCCTGAACCAGACCAAAACTTTCCACCAGGCCTTCAACGAGAGGCTGACAGAAGCCGTGGGAGGACATGCCAGTGGTGACACAGACATCCCCTTTTCCTCTGACCCTGCCAGCTTCACCCGATGGCTGAAGAGCCTTGAGGTCTCACCAGGTATCATAAAATACCAGCTGGCCCCTCTCCATCTCCTGCTACCTAACACTGACCACCGCCGGGAACAGCTAAGGCTCTACCTCAGCGAGTACATTTTGGCCAACGCCATGAAACGggactgctccaaaaccacctgCCCCACTCCTGGGAGCAGAAGCAGATCCGATCCCTGTTCCAGCCAATGTCAGGAGAGCTTCCAGGTAGACAGTCACTGGTGCCACACGTGGAAGGGCACAGGGCACCTGTTTGTCACTATCAAGAGCGGCTTAGGTCTCTGGGGCGACTATTTATCTGGCACTGACGGTTTTGTGGTGGTCTCTTACGGTAATGCCAAAGGTCGGACCAGGGTgataaacaacaacaacaaccctaTCTGGAACACCAGACTGGACCTGGGGGTGGTGGTTGCCCACAGCAACGTGAGACTCACCGTGGTTGTCTATGATAAAGATATCTTTTGGAACGAACATCTGGGGACCTGCAAGGTGCCTCTGATCTCTGGTGTCCATGATCATTCCTGCCACCTTAAGCATGGCATGGTCACCTACCAAATTTCCTTCACCTGTGGCGGCCACTTGTATGGTCGCACCTGCCACCGGTGTCACCGGAGTCCAGGAGCCCGTGGGTTCACCGGGCTCCTGAGGACCAACCACTCCTCCCACTCGTCTGACTCCCCCACCGCCCTTCCTTCAGGGAATGCCCTCTTCAAAGTTATCAACCCCTAACCCTTGACCTCTCACCAACCTCACTCCCAGGCCCAACGCTGCTTTCCAACCCCCCAGGCCTGCCATCATaccacccctcccctctttccctctcccccgtTCATCATTCCCATTGCCCAGATATTTTCCCCCCTATTCTCCATGACCCTGTACCCATCATCCTCTGTGTCTCATCAGTCCCATTGCCCTGACCTTTCCTCTCTCACCCACTCTGGCCCAAGGAACAATTCTCTCCAGGACTCCTTCCTCACATCCATTCCCATGATCCTCTGTTGCCAAGGTCACCTTGTCTTCAGTCCAATCTCCCGACCTTTGCACTATCACCCTTAATAGTCCAGGTCACAATATCCCACACTCCCACCAGTCCCAGGCTCAGCCTCTCAGTGAGAGACCCCACATAACACTGACACTTTCCCAATCCCTCGGATTCTCTGGGCACCAGGAATTCCCAGTGGGAATGGGAGTCCCGGCTTGCCTGACTGCACCAAGCTTTCAGTCACTGGTGTTTGGGGGCTGGGGAAGGGTACAGGGTGGGAAGGCCATTGAGGAACCAACCACTCTGTATTTGTCATATCGCCACTGTATCACCCCAGTGGAAACCCCCCTCACCCGAACAAAGACCTGTGTTGGAGAGAAGGTGCCCCAACCAGCTTGCCAAACTGCAGGCAGCTTAATGGCTTGAGCGTAACGTCATTTACAGATCCACTTGGCCCGTGCGGGAGGTGACTCATAGGCTCCATTTCCCACAATCCAGTTGCTGACAGGGACCAACTGGAGAGTCTCCGGCTGACCTGTGTCCCAGGACGGGTGGATTGTGTCGGAGCACGAGCATCATCACAGGAACATCGTACGCCTCCCTGTGCACGAGAAGCTTTGCAAAGAGCTGCTTTGGAGACAGAAGAGATTGTTTGATTgcctcttgccttctttgtaccaCTTGTGTTTTTGCAATAAACATCACTGAGCATCATTTAGCTTTTGGGTGTGAATGGTTACCGTGGTGATCTGGGATGTGGCGTTCCGGGGTGGTGAGGACAGGAAcgtgggacagggaggggggagagggtgagggggaggaagggtATTGTCCCCAGTGCGGTTTGATGGGAGGAACACGGGAGATTGGAGAAGCAGGAATCTGCAGGGACA
This genomic interval carries:
- the LOC134354415 gene encoding perforin-1-like, which produces MDPRMGERVGILLWALLFLGGVGAICQTGSASECQSATPVPGSSLAGEGFDVVTLSRKGAYVVNVESWSRRDGACTLCKNSLMGGRWQRLPLAAADWRALRNCPRAVSSQLFHSLSELIKSIGSSVDNSWSTGLNLPTQHLQSIGSKSKLMNFAIRKAKSGCYSFAKHEFRCHLYRYRLKDQPPLAPQFSARLDQITNTSYEGARHHYRQLVQTFGTHFIHSVDMGGSFQGVTAIHTCQAAVEGITPEQVKDCLGIEASYQMVAMGKGRVGTGFCKKKASSLNQTKTFHQAFNERLTEAVGGHASGDTDIPFSSDPASFTRWLKSLEVSPGIIKYQLAPLHLLLPNTDHRREQLRLYLSEYILANAMKRDCSKTTCPTPGSRSRSDPCSSQCQESFQVDSHWCHTWKGTGHLFVTIKSGLGLWGDYLSGTDGFVVVSYGNAKGRTRVINNNNNPIWNTRLDLGVVVAHSNVRLTVVVYDKDIFWNEHLGTCKVPLISGVHDHSCHLKHGMVTYQISFTCGGHLYGRTCHRCHRSPGARGFTGLLRTNHSSHSSDSPTALPSGNALFKVINP